One stretch of Helicobacter jaachi DNA includes these proteins:
- a CDS encoding glycosyltransferase family 10 domain-containing protein translates to MNADSINTESTNSPNVSPIQADSIKPAKRVYFCDGAVEGNIIKILQKHYELVFTKHNPDYIFYSVMGSEHINYDGIRIFATGENVRADFNYCDYAIGFDYMEFEDRYLRYPLYLHEACMQEVSTKHKCINIESVKDKTRFCTFVVSNGKADEWRAQFFEFLNQYKRVDSGGGYKNNMGKRVKDKLAFLKEGKFNIAFENSSTHGYVTEKLMHAFAAQSIPIYWGDETISKPLNSNGGGGEHKRVY, encoded by the coding sequence ATGAATGCAGATTCTATAAATACAGAATCTACAAACTCTCCAAATGTATCGCCCATTCAAGCAGATTCTATAAAACCTGCTAAGAGAGTGTATTTTTGCGATGGTGCTGTGGAGGGGAATATTATTAAAATCCTGCAAAAGCACTATGAGCTTGTTTTTACAAAGCACAATCCTGATTATATTTTTTATTCTGTTATGGGCAGCGAGCATATCAATTATGATGGGATTAGAATCTTTGCCACAGGCGAGAATGTGCGTGCAGATTTTAATTATTGCGATTATGCAATTGGTTTTGATTATATGGAGTTTGAGGATAGATATCTGCGCTACCCGCTATATTTGCACGAAGCGTGTATGCAGGAAGTTTCAACCAAACATAAGTGCATTAATATAGAATCTGTAAAAGACAAAACGCGCTTTTGCACTTTTGTGGTGAGTAATGGCAAAGCAGATGAGTGGCGCGCGCAATTTTTTGAATTTTTAAATCAATATAAACGCGTGGATAGCGGTGGTGGATATAAAAACAATATGGGCAAGCGCGTGAAAGATAAACTTGCCTTTCTTAAAGAGGGCAAATTTAATATTGCTTTTGAAAATTCAAGCACGCATGGCTATGTTACGGAAAAACTTATGCACGCTTTTGCAGCGCAAAGTATTCCTATTTATTGGGGTGATGAAACAATTAGCAAGCCTTTAAATTCTAACGGGGGGGGGGGTGAACACAAACGCGTTTATTAA
- the prfA gene encoding peptide chain release factor 1: protein MLIDKLKPIVARYDEISNLLTSESVLADIKQLTQLSKEQSDIESIVQSAKAYFSVLEHIAQNKALLEDKELGELAKEELKELDSKKAALEEEIKLLLVPKDPNDSKNIYLEIRAGTGGDEAGIFVGDLFKAYCRYADLQKWKVEIMSSSENSVGGYKEIIALIKGHGAYSKLKYEGGTHRVQRVPETESQGRIHTSAITVAIMPEVDDVQIDINPNDLKVDVFRSGGHGGQSVNTTDSAVRITHIPTGISVSMQDEKSQHKNKDKALKILKARLYEAELEAQNAQNKQARKTQVGSGDRSERIRTYNYPQNRLTDHRIGLTLYSLEEIMLGGLLDEFINPLIASAQSQAIGGIE, encoded by the coding sequence ATGCTTATTGATAAACTTAAGCCTATCGTGGCGCGTTATGATGAGATTTCAAACCTCCTTACTTCAGAATCTGTCCTCGCAGATATTAAGCAGCTCACCCAACTTAGCAAAGAACAAAGCGATATAGAATCTATCGTGCAAAGCGCGAAGGCTTATTTTTCTGTGCTTGAGCATATTGCGCAAAATAAGGCTTTACTAGAGGATAAAGAATTAGGCGAGCTTGCCAAAGAGGAGCTAAAAGAGCTAGATTCTAAAAAAGCCGCGCTTGAAGAGGAGATTAAACTCCTCCTAGTGCCAAAAGACCCCAATGATAGCAAGAATATTTATCTTGAAATCCGCGCAGGCACGGGCGGAGATGAAGCGGGGATTTTCGTGGGGGATTTGTTTAAGGCGTATTGTCGCTATGCGGATTTGCAAAAGTGGAAAGTTGAGATTATGAGCTCAAGTGAAAATAGCGTGGGCGGCTATAAAGAGATTATCGCGCTTATTAAAGGGCATGGCGCATATTCTAAGCTTAAATATGAGGGTGGCACACATCGCGTGCAGCGCGTGCCAGAGACAGAATCTCAAGGGCGCATTCACACTTCTGCTATCACAGTGGCTATAATGCCTGAAGTTGATGATGTGCAGATAGATATTAATCCTAATGATTTAAAAGTAGATGTGTTTCGCAGTGGTGGTCATGGCGGGCAGAGCGTGAATACTACAGATTCTGCGGTGCGTATAACGCACATTCCCACGGGCATTAGCGTATCTATGCAAGATGAAAAATCACAGCATAAAAATAAAGATAAGGCGCTAAAAATTCTTAAAGCCAGGCTTTATGAAGCCGAGCTTGAAGCGCAAAATGCCCAGAATAAGCAAGCCCGCAAAACGCAAGTGGGGAGCGGCGATAGGAGCGAGCGAATCCGCACTTATAATTATCCGCAAAATCGCCTCACAGACCATCGCATAGGCTTAACGCTTTATAGCCTTGAAGAGATAATGCTAGGTGGGTTGCTTGATGAGTTTATAAATCCACTCATCGCAAGCGCGCAAAGTCAAGCCATAGGCGGCATAGAATGA
- a CDS encoding methyltransferase family protein — protein MRICVAGFAPRDTSGRNTKEQKASVLNHTGLYSLCRNPLYLGNFLMMLSPIILLGNWLFIVIFALSFWLYYERIIFAEESFLRAKFGQAYIDWTMHTPPFFPKLKGYVPNNIPFSLRSMIKREYHSFFGLAASLFVFHYVAVALVCWLHGWKFPKPDDILTWLFGISAIFYILVRILVKTTKIFVVDGR, from the coding sequence GTGAGAATCTGTGTAGCAGGCTTTGCACCGCGCGATACTTCTGGGCGTAATACAAAGGAGCAAAAGGCAAGCGTGCTTAATCACACAGGATTATATTCACTATGCCGCAATCCTTTATATTTGGGCAATTTCTTGATGATGCTCTCTCCTATTATTTTGCTTGGAAACTGGCTTTTTATAGTGATTTTTGCTTTGAGTTTTTGGCTTTATTATGAGCGAATTATTTTTGCTGAAGAGAGTTTCTTGCGAGCAAAATTTGGGCAAGCATATATTGATTGGACGATGCATACGCCGCCATTTTTTCCTAAACTCAAAGGCTATGTGCCAAACAATATACCTTTTTCTTTGCGCTCTATGATTAAGCGCGAGTATCATTCATTTTTTGGGCTTGCTGCCTCGCTGTTTGTGTTTCATTATGTGGCGGTGGCTCTTGTATGCTGGCTTCATGGCTGGAAGTTCCCAAAACCTGATGATATACTCACTTGGCTTTTTGGTATTTCGGCGATATTTTATATACTTGTGCGCATTTTGGTAAAAACTACAAAAATCTTTGTAGTCGATGGCCGGTAG
- the rpsT gene encoding 30S ribosomal protein S20: MANHKSAEKRIRQTKVKTERNRYYKTRIKNIVRDIREAVANKDVAKAQEALKIANKELHKYVSKGILKKNTAARKVSRLNASVKKIAQSA; this comes from the coding sequence ATGGCAAATCACAAATCCGCAGAAAAACGCATACGCCAAACCAAAGTAAAAACCGAGCGAAATCGCTATTACAAAACGCGTATTAAAAATATTGTGCGCGATATTCGTGAGGCTGTGGCAAATAAAGATGTGGCAAAGGCTCAAGAGGCACTAAAAATTGCCAACAAAGAGCTACACAAATATGTAAGCAAAGGGATTTTGAAAAAAAATACTGCCGCACGCAAGGTGTCGCGCCTCAATGCAAGCGTGAAAAAAATCGCCCAATCCGCTTAA